The Larimichthys crocea isolate SSNF chromosome I, L_crocea_2.0, whole genome shotgun sequence genomic interval ttaaaatgatacattttcgCAGATTTGACACTGGAAAGATGTAAAAGTAACACAACAGTCTCTTCAACTAACTGCAGTAGCAACATATTTTGGCCCCTTACTCTTTTAATTTCATACTCCACCGCTGTGAAACTAACCTTACCACTCCAACAGTAATCCTATGAATTTAAAATTGTGCTAAACTTCTTTGGCAGATTTTAAACATAATTTACcaaataaaaatactacacTCATTTACTTGAATACCATTTTGCAGCGAAATGAATAGATCTGTAATTTATGCTTATTAGGCTAAACTCTAATTAAGTAATGCACATTAAGGAACATTTAAGGAAATAATGagcatttaaataatgtttcttttatactaaatattacagtataatCTGCAGTTATCAAACAGGCCTATGGCGCACACTTGACTTGCTGTGACTTTGTTATTGGAAAGGTGAGCCTATCGTTTTAAATCATCACAAGTGCAGTTATTCTGCATAGTGCTCTTTCTTGTTTTGGCTGCACTGATTTGGGGCGCAGGTCTGTCAGTCCTTTATGCTTCCTGAATGACAGATTGGAAACTTTCGGTTTTTTTCTGCCTTCAACCCTCAATCATTTTCGGAAATGCATCGGGTTAAAGGTTGACAAACATGAGCGTCCATTACAATCATGATGGAATTAGGCCAGTTCTGGGCCTGTCTACTTATTTTGCGCCATTTAATGTCAAGTGGGCCCCTTtgctttgtctctgcaggtgacgtcagcataacaatgtggagtttttattttttttatttttttttaaagaaaaagttcaaataataataaataattaagaaaaaacaaccttttCATCTTAAACTATAAGCTACAGTCCGGAGCCTGGACCTCTCCATgtagattaaaataaaagcaacagatGAAAGAATTTGGCTAAAAGTGAAGCAGGCAGAAGAGAAAGGGCGTTGATAGATTCAGACGTCAAAGTGCAGAAATATGTTGCTGCACTGAAGCAGGGTGGAGAAGCTTGaagctgctgtcctcacagcacCCCGAAAGTAGCAAAGTTTATCTGAGTTTTCCAGGAAGAGTGAAGcctctgcactgctgctgctgctgctgctcgtcacatatttatttatttatttattatttatttcaagaatttacatttcacaaaacCAATTTCTACATCTTCGACATAGCCTGCGTCTTGCACGGCGTGCGCTCTtgataattattaatttatttaatcttaACGAGAAAGGCTCTATGTATAGAGTTCACACTGGGCTCAAAGGTAAAATAGTACATCATGTCCTGGAGGGTTCTCCGATGACACTGCTGGAAAATCTCTGTGAAATAAGTGTTATCCAAAAAGATTTAGAGAAGCTTGCTGGTCCGGTGCGTCATGTTTGAACTACTTGTTGCTTTGCTCGAagttccattttttatttaaatatgggTGCAACAAATAATCTTCTATTGcgaaaatgcataaaaataaaagtgtaacGCAAAATAACTTACTTTCATGAGAGCTCGATAACTTTTCCAACACATAAAAAATAGTGCTTTGAACTTTCTGTTCATGTGGGATAAAGACGCAAAAAGGCGTTATTAATattctaaaataattaaaaatgaatcctTAGAATTAGTTTCCTCTAACTTTGGCTGTTTTCAAATGTAGCACTCCACTCAAAAATGCAAGTCTTGACAATAATTGGCCTGGACACGCAGTGGCCAGTCTCTATTATTCTTGCAGGGCAGCAGTGGGACATTTGCTTTGGCAAGATTtccagtgaaataaaagacgGTAGATGGGCTGTGATTGTCTTTATGTTCTGCTCATGTCTACATTTAATTGCTTGACTTTTATCAAATGATTTAGAATAACGCATTAACCTTTCCATTTTTTCATATGCAGAGATGTAGAGAAAAAGGTATCTTATGAGAAAGGCACCGGGAGTTTTAAAGAGGCAGCAATATTTGCGAGCATCGCGGCACATTTCAAAGCATTTTCTCTGCGATATTTGAAAACGGAGTCGTGCAGTGAACGCCTGCGTGTCCCTTTTAAAACAAACCCAGCGCCTGTCAATCACAGCGCATTCCAACCAATCCCAAAGCTCCCTTTTTAAAAGCAGGTTTTCCTGCTGTGCTTTTATATTGCACCATGGCCTGTTTCGAAGCATTTTTACTACCACGGTTATTGCCACAAATCAAGGGGGCAAAGTGAACGGCATGGGACTCACACCAACTTTAACGAAATTGAGTCTGGTTCCTACTTCTGCGAAGTTCACGGCCAAGAATTTCACATGCAGATGatatacaaacaaggaaaatggaaaacagattttctaGGTGTATCCTGAGTGCTGGATTGGTTTGATTTTGCAAACTCATAGCCAAACtcacaacaaaacatgacaagCCTTTCGAGGTTTAGTGGCTGCCCTCTGCCTTGCGTCAACCCCGGGGAGAGCAATACTGAACCCAGCATGGTGCTGCCACCTTTGGCAGGAGAGCACATGGGACACCCCACTGGCAGTTCCTTAAAACTCTGCCCCTCGCACAATTTGCGAGACTACCCAGAGACGAGGTCCAGTGCATATGTTGACCATTCGGTTCCCAATTTTTCAGACTCTGGATACCCCAGCCACCGGTTAGAGCACAGCCCTAGGGGCTTTATCATTGGAGCCAATCTTTCTGGAGCCGGCATGCCACCCGTCACTGATCAACTGGCATCAAGAGCTAACCAACATGGCGGGATTGGAAGGTATCGTGACTTTCCTGGCTGCAGGGACAACAGAAGCCATGCTTTTTTCACAAGTTACCAGGAGCAGGCCCACGCCTCCACCGACGCATCTCGAGATCTCGGCAGCCAGATGATGCTGGGTCTACCTGGAGACCTCATCACCCGGACTCACCCTTATGGCCAAACTATCAACCCCAAGGGAAACAGCCAGCAACTTGTCACACAATTCCTGGGTCTGTACAAGCCCCTCAACATGGCAATTCAGCGTGGAGGAGGCGACGCTTTCCTCAGGTGctccaaacaaacagtgaagcaTGAGCTGGTGTGCAAATGGAGTGACGGCCAAGAGGGGGCTGGGAAGCTGCCTTGCTCCAGAGCCTTCGGGACCATGTATGAACTTGTCACCCATGTGACAGTGGAGCATGTCGGAGGACCAGAGCATTCTGAATATGTTTGTCACTGGGAGAATTGTGCGAGGGACAGAAAACCTTTCAAAGCCAAATACAAGCTGGTGAACCACGTCAGAGTTCACACAGGGGAAAAGCCCTTTCCCTGCCCCTTTCACGGCTGTGAGAAAGTTTTTGCAAGATCAGAAAATCTTAAGATCCACAAGAGGACTCACACAGGTTAGTTcataataattcattcattaataaataataataataataacaacaataataataataataacaataataatattttttttaattaattatggtCAGTATTGTCCCACTTGACAAACTTTAGTTTTGCgttgtttatctgtgttttattcagcaTTATGTTATTGATTATGGAAGTTTGCGAGTTCGGtcattattcagtttattttaaattattattgttattattattttttttttacaaaatgacgGTCATATTGTGCTGCTGTTATTTAGGCCTacattgttatttaaaaaaaaaaaaaaacaagcttctcTGGCTGCTTCTTGCACTCTGTGTcactgcctgtttttttttgcagcagaaCAGCATGTGCAGTCTCCATGCAGGAGCCACAGATGAATAGTAGTAAGCCAGTTACAAACGAGTACAGTGTGCAGGCCTAGTGGTTTGGGTGCCTCTCCCACTTCATTCAgtgaaattattaaataaatgccGGGACACCGGAGAGCTGTGACGTAGCCGTTACGCTGCCTCTGCCTCCCAGGGACTCGCCTCGTGCACTCAGGAAGAGGGCACATCTCACAGTGATgtaggaataaataaataaataaataaggtgaGGTGACCCTAGTCAgcaaaaatacataattatcAGTGTAAACAAAATGAGTCACGCTTTAAAACAGAATGTTGATTTATGGCTTCAGCCTCTTTTAATTTCATCTCTTTGATGGGCCTGTTACCTCTGTcataaaatgcatttcatttttccaCCCTTCCTTCCTGATATGAGCACAGATTGAAATATCTTCCATAAAAAGGATTTACTGTGCcatcttattttattcttatttacacacacttacattgCAGTTCAACTCAAATGTAGGCATTTAAAttcattgaaaataaataattaacaaatgaaGTGACATGGccctgagaaagaaaaatatatttattaggTGTCCCCTTCTTACTTGTGGTGTAAATGGTTTTACTAATGAAAGGAACGAGaatagagacagaaaaaagataCGCTCAATGACATTTGTTATTCCACAACTGCACATGCGTGGTGTGTTGTTAATTAGACATCATTTATGTCAGGGAAAtttatgaacttttttttacccACTCAAAATTCCTCAGGACACTCATCTATTAAGATAATTTAACAGAAACTAACAGCCACAGTGATAATTTATCAGAAACtattcaagttttatttatgaGTCCATACCTCTCCGTGATTGTCCTCTACATCATGAACCGTGTGTGCAGCAGGGACAGTGCGCAGCTGCAGGCCATTTTGCAAACTAAAAGATCGATTAGCACCTCGGTTGCCATAATTCATTCTGGGCACGATAactcaatttaaaacaaatctttgCATTTGCTGTCGCTGCTTCACGATAATCTAATGCATGGGTTAACTAGAGCCTTGTTGATAAACTGCCTCACTTGTTGCGAGGAGCAGGACTGCAACAAAGTTTCAGCAGCTATCCTGAACACTGCACTTTAATAACTTATGGcacgtttattttattttattttaaaccatttATCATCAAGCCTGTCGTTGCCTGAAAAGCGGatctgtgtttgcagtgtcactgactgacagctgaagaTCTGATACACAGTGTCGACTGAAGCCTGAATgtgcatttttatgttttagggTCACTTTTAGTACAAGGGCGCACTCAATTTACTAAAGCTGCACCAGTTTGAGCGTATATAACCAGGCAGAGCATGCACGGGCCTGTATGCATTTTCATAACTCGCCGTCATTTCTCTCTTTGCACCGTTTAGGTGAAAAACCTTTCAAATGTGAGTTCGAGGGCTGCAACCGGAGGTTTGCGAACAGCAGCGACAGAAAGAAGCATTCTCACGTGCACTCCAGTGATAAACCCTACATGTGCAAGGTCAGGGGCTGTGACAAATGTTACACCCACCCAAGCTCCCTGCGAAAGCACATGAAGCTCCACTGCAACAAGGCCCACGACGCCAAAAGCGGTGACGCGCGTCCTGGTGAAGGGGGCCACATTGCGGAGCCCAGGTCGACCCGAGTCCCGGATGGAGCCCAGCTCAGCCCCCCTCACCCCCCCAACTCAACTCAAGATGTCCCCCTTTCCCCAGAGAGTCGAGACGAGTCGACCCTGAGGTCACGTTTCCATCACACATTTGACAGCAGTTTGGACTACTCCACACACAGGTCACAGCCCCTCTTGGACCCTTTGTTGCTACAGAGAGGCAGCTACAGGTCCCAGTCCTCCCAGTATCCCTGCGGCCAGACAGGTCACGCGTTTGCCCAGAGCTCAAGGACTTTCCCCTCCACTTCTCCCTTTCAGAAAAGTATTGTCAATGGATGGTACACATGCCACAGCGGCGTGGACTCTTTCCCACCAAAGCAATGTAACAACATCCCGTCTCTCTGAAGTCCTGATGGGACGGAAGAGggcggattttttttttttttttttttcatagttgaAAACATCCAGCTGTATTTCTATTACTGTGTATTTTTGGTGAATGTTGTATCAGATATTTAGTGACACGTTCTGAGTCATCCTCGAACATTTGCGAAATGTGGCGAGCTTTGTTGTTGTGAGGCCTGTTTGGTTTGGCTTGTAGCCTATAGCCACATCTCCCCCACAGTGGGTTAAAGGAACTTTGACAAAGTGTATATGCCTAATTGTTCACTGTGTTACATAATTATTAAAGCTATCTATCTCAAgtgagacaacaaaaaaaaaaaagaaggacaaaTGATTTTATGGAAATCTGCGTGTTGAGTCTTGACCTTATAGGCTATTTCTGGAAAGTAAAAGAAGGTCTTGCTGAATGTAGCCCTGAGTACAGGGGTCTTTGTTGAATGTAAACTAGGTGTAATGTATGTCGGGAAGATAGAAACATTATTCATGTCTTTGTCGcaagatgaaataaatatctgaaaGTTCTTTTCTCCAGTCAAAAATTTAAAACCTACCAAGCCTGCGTGATGGGCCTGAAGCATGATTTGTCTGTAATTAAGATACTGCGAGCCTCAgtaggttttttatttttctctccttgaTTAAGTTCCACTGTTCTCCCTCTTTTCATTACACATTCTTGtttgtattatatgtatatttcacatttctgtgaaAAAGTAAGACCAGTGTGAGCATAAACCAGTGTTCGTGATACTATTAAAAACGTTTAATTAGCATACAGTTCTACTGTACATAAGGCTACTGTATAATTAATTAtgtattctatattttattaaagtgtCTATATTCTCTTTGATCAGGCGTGTGTGGTTAAACCCAATCAGTGCATTCTCATCgtgaactttattttatttatttatttctcatcatTTCTGGTGCGCCATATTTGCAGGTTTTGCGCATGCATACGGAGGGTATTCTCACGCACAGACGATATATTTTAGGCCTTCAACAGAAAGATATTAGGCTAAATCTCCTGTGAGTGAACGCTAACATGTGACACTCACTAAAATCTACAAACAGTGCCTGAAAGTGATGGTTCAACGATCCTTTAAACAAAGAGCGTTCGCTTTTTCTATCAAATTTGAGTTTTCATAACTGCGCCAGTGCGTGCGTCTTTTTGGAATACAGGTGTGTTTGCCACAAGGTCACGCGCATTCTGTCTCGTCCTCGCGTGCTTTTTCCCCCTCCTACTTAGAGTCAGTTTAGATGATTTTATATCATATAAattactttatattttcatttgatttctctctctggttcTCTCTTGctcacacataaatacacacacacacacacacacacacacacacacacacaccctccaaaGCATCTTACCTGGAAGCTGAAGGaacaaatatttagttttaaaatattgtattgTTCAAAACGTTAATAATTTAACACtccattcatatttttttttgtcattattttattcatggCACAAACAGAAAGCTTTTATTTACTTAATAAAGGCTTTTACTTTCAAAGTATTTGGAGCTCCTCTCTTTGAGTCTGAATTAATAGATTTAACTGCTCCAAAATCACAGTAGCActcagaaagacagaaatgtgcTGTTCTGTTTCATTTGGCTATTGATATAAGTaaaagacatgtttttgttttttttggatgtcGAGTTTGCCTCACTTTACCTAAGATACAGTTTTATTgacatttgttcatgtttgctttttttttttttttggtacctTCTGGAATGTAAATTTcaacaaacacttcattattTCTGAACAATTAGCTGAGAAGATTTCTTTTTGAAGGCTTGAATTCAGTTTCACTAATACTCCTGGTGCAGAGCTTAACTCATAGTGAGTTATTATTGTCATACATCTCGTTCTAAGTTTACACTCCCTGTTCCCTGTGTCAAAATGTACACCTCTCTCTAACAATATTACAGACTTAAAGAAGAGAGTGATGGGAAAGTGTCCAGGCTGAAGTACACTTAATGGGGCATTTAATGGTGTGTGGCTAAAGATGATGTATCCAGGGAGTGTATATCCTTGTCCTGCTCAAGAAAGTATGTAGCTTGATTATTGTGGAGGTTGGCTATAGGTCACGTCTATGATGAATGAggtaatgaaaaaataaaaacctctgCTCCACTGCCAGGAGCAAAGCTTTATACTTTATACCTGCATGTGTGGATGTCAGCATTTTATACCATTAAACATGTGGATGATGACTGCTATTATGGTATATACCTATTtgtcacacacatcaaaaaGATACCAGGTCAAAAGTgcattcattttacatttctttgaaaTATATCCTTACAGTGATCTGACAGCTAACTAGCTATAACAAGGGTGTTCAGTGAAAGGATTTGATGAGGGGGCAGTTGTCTGGATGACCACAAAAACACGGAGGTGAATGCTCCAAGACGAATACTTCAGACTCTTTAAAAGTTCAGAAGACTTTGGTTATGGTGTTGTTATTCTCGGACAAAATACGAACCATTAAGCCGCTCATAACATGTTTGTTGCAATGTTGCACATCATtctatatttctaaaaaaaagtttccatcCTGAAAACATGCAAAGTAAGTGCctacattttcatgtgcttaCAATGTTAATTGTTCCCGAG includes:
- the zic6 gene encoding zic family member 6 — protein: MTSLSRFSGCPLPCVNPGESNTEPSMVLPPLAGEHMGHPTGSSLKLCPSHNLRDYPETRSSAYVDHSVPNFSDSGYPSHRLEHSPRGFIIGANLSGAGMPPVTDQLASRANQHGGIGRYRDFPGCRDNRSHAFFTSYQEQAHASTDASRDLGSQMMLGLPGDLITRTHPYGQTINPKGNSQQLVTQFLGLYKPLNMAIQRGGGDAFLRCSKQTVKHELVCKWSDGQEGAGKLPCSRAFGTMYELVTHVTVEHVGGPEHSEYVCHWENCARDRKPFKAKYKLVNHVRVHTGEKPFPCPFHGCEKVFARSENLKIHKRTHTGEKPFKCEFEGCNRRFANSSDRKKHSHVHSSDKPYMCKVRGCDKCYTHPSSLRKHMKLHCNKAHDAKSGDARPGEGGHIAEPRSTRVPDGAQLSPPHPPNSTQDVPLSPESRDESTLRSRFHHTFDSSLDYSTHRSQPLLDPLLLQRGSYRSQSSQYPCGQTGHAFAQSSRTFPSTSPFQKSIVNGWYTCHSGVDSFPPKQCNNIPSL